CCACCGACCAGGTCGCAAGGCAGGGGCCGTCGTCGTGCTCGTGGACGGGGCGCTCGTCCTGTACGTCGAGCGCGGCGGCCGCACGGTGCTGACGTTCACGGCCGACGACGCGCTCCTCGCGCCCGCTGCCGCGCGGCTCGCCGAGATGATCCGGGCGGGCCGGCTCGGGCGGATGACGCTGGCCCGCGCCGACGGTGCCGAGCTGCTCGCAGGTGACGCGCTACGGGGACCCCTCGGTCGCGCACTCGCCGGTGCGGGCTTCGCCCCGACCCCCCGGGGTCTGCGACTCCGCGGTCAGCAGTGAGGCCGACCACGGTGGGAGCGGCCGATGCCCGAGGGTGACGTGCTGCGGCGCACGGCGGCCCGCCTGGACCAGGCGTTGGCCGGGCGCGTGCTGATCCGGTCAGAGCTGCGCTGGCCGACGGTTGCCGCCGTGGACCTCGTCGGCCGCACCGTCCTGCGCACCGCGCCGTACGGCAAGCACCTGCTGACCCGTTTCGACGACGGGCGCACCCTGCACACGCACCTGCGCATGGAGGGCTCGTGGCGTATCGAGCGGACCGGGGCACCCGGTGCGCGCGCCGGTGGGCAGCATGTCCGGGCGGTGCTGGGGGCGCAGACCTGGACCGCGATCGGCGACGGGCTCGGCATGGTCGACGTCGTCGCCACGCGCGACGAGCACACCCTGATCGGTCACCTCGGGCCCGACCTGCTGGCTGACGACTTCCCGGGACCGGGGCTCACGGAGGCGCTGCGACGGTGGGGCGCGGGGGGTGCGGAACCGGTGTGCGACGTCCTGCTCGACCAGGAGGTCGTGGCGGGGATCGGCACGATCTGGATGGCGGAGTCGCTCTTCGCACAGCGGCTGTGGCCGTGGACCCCGGCGGATCGCGTGGACGCCTCGGCGGTCCTCATGACGGCCCGGACCTTGATGGGCCGCTCAGCCGCGGCGTTCGCGACGGCCGGCGCGCACCGCGGCGTGGCCGACCTCAGCCGCCAGGTTCACGGCCGCCACCGTCAGCACTGCCGACGCTGCGGCACGCCCATCGCCGTGGGAACGGCGCGCAGACCCCCGCAGGAGCGGCCGGTGTTCTACTGCCCGACCTGCCAGCACGTCTGAGGACTGATCGCCGCACGGCCACGGACCAGCCGACGACCCAGGAGCGAACGGACCGGTACCGGTCAGCCGATGGGGGTGAGCTCCGCCCGGGCGCGCGCCCAGCCGGCGTCGACACCCCTGTCGAGCGACTCGGTCAGCTCGAACGGGATCGTGTCCGGGATCAGGAGACGCTCGGCGATGGCGATCCGGTCGCTGACCTCGCGGAGCACGAGCGACATCGGGACGTCGAGCGCGTCGCAGATGCTGCCCAGCAGCTCGGACGACGCCTCCTTCTGCCCGCGTTCGACCTCGCTCAGGTACCCGAGGGACACCCGCGCGGCGGACGACACCTCGCGCAGGGTGCGACGCTGGCGCTGGCGGGCATCCCGCAGCACATCACCGATCTCGCGGCGTAGTACGACCATCTGGCGTCCCCCTCTCGCGTCTCGTTCGACCTCGTGCCCGGTTCCGGTACGCGTCCCGATCGGCCTCGCGTGAACTGCGACCGATACGTCCGTTCGTCCCTTGACGGGGATAGCCCCACCGTACCGTGCACCGCTGACCCTCGCGGCGGCAGGACGTGTCGGGGGCCTGGTGCTCATCACGTCAGACCCAACGTCCGGCCTGGCCCCGGTGTTCCCGGACGCGTCCCGATGCGCCCGGCCGACGCTCAAAGATCACCCGTGCGCTCCCACGACCTCGAGCGCGAGCTCGAGCACGGCGGCGCGTGCGCCGGCCCGGACCTCGCCACGTCCGCCCGTGAGCAGCAGCGATCGCACCTCGGTCGTCGTCGGCGCGGCGACCGCAAGGTGCACCGTTCCCGGCACGTGGCCGCCCTGGGGGTCCGGACCGGCGACACCGGTCGTCGCGAGCCCGACGTCGGCGCCCAGCAGGTGTCGCACCCCCTGTGCCATCGCCATCGCGACGTCGGGGTCCACCGGTCCGCGCGCCGCCAGCAGCTCGGGGTCGACCCCCAGCAGCGTCGCCTTGAGATCCGTCGCGTAGGCGACCACGCCGCCGCGGACCACGCTCGAAGCGCCCGGGACGTCGACCAGGCACGCGATCACCAGTCCGCCCGTGAGCGACTCGGCCACAGCGACGCTCCACCCCCGCGCGGCGAGCGCATCGAGGAGCGCGGCGGCAGCGAAGGTCTCCGGGCCGAGACCCTCCGAGACCGTCGGTGCGTCGGTCATGCGGTCGCCGACGGCGGGCGGTGCTCCTCGCGACGGATCCTGGCGGCCGTCCTCACGTAGTCGGCACCCGTGACGAGCGTGACCACCACGGCCGCTGCCATCAGCACGCCCGCCACGACCGTGACGAACGCCGGCAGGTGGCTCAGCGGCAGCAGGTAGACACCGATCGCGACCGACTGAAGGACCGTCTTGACCTTGCCGCCGCGCGAGGCCGGCAGCACCAGGTAGCGC
This Cellulomonas sp. WB94 DNA region includes the following protein-coding sequences:
- a CDS encoding DNA-formamidopyrimidine glycosylase family protein, with protein sequence MPEGDVLRRTAARLDQALAGRVLIRSELRWPTVAAVDLVGRTVLRTAPYGKHLLTRFDDGRTLHTHLRMEGSWRIERTGAPGARAGGQHVRAVLGAQTWTAIGDGLGMVDVVATRDEHTLIGHLGPDLLADDFPGPGLTEALRRWGAGGAEPVCDVLLDQEVVAGIGTIWMAESLFAQRLWPWTPADRVDASAVLMTARTLMGRSAAAFATAGAHRGVADLSRQVHGRHRQHCRRCGTPIAVGTARRPPQERPVFYCPTCQHV
- a CDS encoding helix-turn-helix transcriptional regulator, which gives rise to MVVLRREIGDVLRDARQRQRRTLREVSSAARVSLGYLSEVERGQKEASSELLGSICDALDVPMSLVLREVSDRIAIAERLLIPDTIPFELTESLDRGVDAGWARARAELTPIG
- a CDS encoding CinA family protein yields the protein MTDAPTVSEGLGPETFAAAALLDALAARGWSVAVAESLTGGLVIACLVDVPGASSVVRGGVVAYATDLKATLLGVDPELLAARGPVDPDVAMAMAQGVRHLLGADVGLATTGVAGPDPQGGHVPGTVHLAVAAPTTTEVRSLLLTGGRGEVRAGARAAVLELALEVVGAHG